A genomic window from Salvia miltiorrhiza cultivar Shanhuang (shh) chromosome 5, IMPLAD_Smil_shh, whole genome shotgun sequence includes:
- the LOC130985427 gene encoding short-chain dehydrogenase reductase 3a-like isoform X2 gives MIFRFCLSRMLRTPFRKLSGARVLLTRRWLSQDTTSKLEGKVALITGAASGIGKETATKFINNGAKVVLADIQKDEGHHTTLELGQNAAFVACDVTKESDVSDAVDFTVSKFGHLDIMYNNAGIACHTPPSIVDLDLASFDRVMAINVRGVVSGIKHGARVMIPRERGVILCTASVTGLMGGLAQHTYSVSKSGVIGIVRSVASELCRHGIRVNCISPMAIPTPFVMDEIKKYYPEVDPHRLVKMVHDFSVLKGAVCEPGDIANAAVFLASDDAKFVSGHNLVVDGGFTSFKNITLPTPDQL, from the exons AATGTTGAGAACTCCATTCAG AAAGTTGTCCGGTGCAAGAGTTTTGCTGACTCGGAGATGGCTTTCTCAAGACACAACAAG cAAACTGGAAGGCAAGGTAGCTCTAATTACAGGGGCAGCAAGTGGTATAGGCAAAGAAACAGCAACCAAATTCATCAACAATGGTGCCAAAGTAGTGCTAGCCGACATCCAGAAAGATGAGGGCCACCACACGACCCTGGAGCTCGGTCAGAATGCTGCCTTCGTTGCATGCGACGTCACCAAAGAATCGGACGTTTCAGACGCTGTGGACTTCACCGTGTCCAAGTTCGGCCACCTCGACATCATGTACAACAATGCAGGCATTGCCTGTCATACCCCCCCAAGCATAGTGGACCTTGACTTGGCCTCCTTCGACAGAGTCATGGCGATCAATGTCCGGGGTGTGGTGTCTGGGATCAAGCACGGGGCCCGTGTCATGATCCCGAGGGAAAGAGGGGTTATCCTCTGCACAGCCAGTGTGACAGGCCTAATGGGAGGACTAGCACAACACACTTACTCTGTGTCCAAGAGTGGCGTGATAGGGATCGTGAGATCAGTTGCATCGGAGCTGTGCAGGCACGGGATTCGTGTCAACTGCATATCCCCGATGGCCATCCCGACCCCGTTTGTGATGGACGAGATAAAGAAGTACTACCCGGAGGTCGATCCTCATAGGCTGGTGAAGATGGTGCATGATTTCAGTGTGCTGAAAGGAGCTGTTTGTGAGCCTGGTGACATTGCAAATGCTGCTGTGTTTCTTGCATCTGATGATGCAAAGTTTGTTAGTGGGCATAATCTTGTTGTAGATGGTGGCTTCACATCGTTCAAGAATATCACTCTTCCTACACCAGATCAGCTATGA
- the LOC130985427 gene encoding short-chain dehydrogenase reductase 3a-like isoform X1 — protein sequence MFSGWLASADGTELRMLRTPFRKLSGARVLLTRRWLSQDTTSKLEGKVALITGAASGIGKETATKFINNGAKVVLADIQKDEGHHTTLELGQNAAFVACDVTKESDVSDAVDFTVSKFGHLDIMYNNAGIACHTPPSIVDLDLASFDRVMAINVRGVVSGIKHGARVMIPRERGVILCTASVTGLMGGLAQHTYSVSKSGVIGIVRSVASELCRHGIRVNCISPMAIPTPFVMDEIKKYYPEVDPHRLVKMVHDFSVLKGAVCEPGDIANAAVFLASDDAKFVSGHNLVVDGGFTSFKNITLPTPDQL from the exons AATGTTGAGAACTCCATTCAG AAAGTTGTCCGGTGCAAGAGTTTTGCTGACTCGGAGATGGCTTTCTCAAGACACAACAAG cAAACTGGAAGGCAAGGTAGCTCTAATTACAGGGGCAGCAAGTGGTATAGGCAAAGAAACAGCAACCAAATTCATCAACAATGGTGCCAAAGTAGTGCTAGCCGACATCCAGAAAGATGAGGGCCACCACACGACCCTGGAGCTCGGTCAGAATGCTGCCTTCGTTGCATGCGACGTCACCAAAGAATCGGACGTTTCAGACGCTGTGGACTTCACCGTGTCCAAGTTCGGCCACCTCGACATCATGTACAACAATGCAGGCATTGCCTGTCATACCCCCCCAAGCATAGTGGACCTTGACTTGGCCTCCTTCGACAGAGTCATGGCGATCAATGTCCGGGGTGTGGTGTCTGGGATCAAGCACGGGGCCCGTGTCATGATCCCGAGGGAAAGAGGGGTTATCCTCTGCACAGCCAGTGTGACAGGCCTAATGGGAGGACTAGCACAACACACTTACTCTGTGTCCAAGAGTGGCGTGATAGGGATCGTGAGATCAGTTGCATCGGAGCTGTGCAGGCACGGGATTCGTGTCAACTGCATATCCCCGATGGCCATCCCGACCCCGTTTGTGATGGACGAGATAAAGAAGTACTACCCGGAGGTCGATCCTCATAGGCTGGTGAAGATGGTGCATGATTTCAGTGTGCTGAAAGGAGCTGTTTGTGAGCCTGGTGACATTGCAAATGCTGCTGTGTTTCTTGCATCTGATGATGCAAAGTTTGTTAGTGGGCATAATCTTGTTGTAGATGGTGGCTTCACATCGTTCAAGAATATCACTCTTCCTACACCAGATCAGCTATGA
- the LOC130985427 gene encoding short-chain dehydrogenase reductase 3a-like isoform X3, translating to MIFRFCLSRKLSGARVLLTRRWLSQDTTSKLEGKVALITGAASGIGKETATKFINNGAKVVLADIQKDEGHHTTLELGQNAAFVACDVTKESDVSDAVDFTVSKFGHLDIMYNNAGIACHTPPSIVDLDLASFDRVMAINVRGVVSGIKHGARVMIPRERGVILCTASVTGLMGGLAQHTYSVSKSGVIGIVRSVASELCRHGIRVNCISPMAIPTPFVMDEIKKYYPEVDPHRLVKMVHDFSVLKGAVCEPGDIANAAVFLASDDAKFVSGHNLVVDGGFTSFKNITLPTPDQL from the exons AAAGTTGTCCGGTGCAAGAGTTTTGCTGACTCGGAGATGGCTTTCTCAAGACACAACAAG cAAACTGGAAGGCAAGGTAGCTCTAATTACAGGGGCAGCAAGTGGTATAGGCAAAGAAACAGCAACCAAATTCATCAACAATGGTGCCAAAGTAGTGCTAGCCGACATCCAGAAAGATGAGGGCCACCACACGACCCTGGAGCTCGGTCAGAATGCTGCCTTCGTTGCATGCGACGTCACCAAAGAATCGGACGTTTCAGACGCTGTGGACTTCACCGTGTCCAAGTTCGGCCACCTCGACATCATGTACAACAATGCAGGCATTGCCTGTCATACCCCCCCAAGCATAGTGGACCTTGACTTGGCCTCCTTCGACAGAGTCATGGCGATCAATGTCCGGGGTGTGGTGTCTGGGATCAAGCACGGGGCCCGTGTCATGATCCCGAGGGAAAGAGGGGTTATCCTCTGCACAGCCAGTGTGACAGGCCTAATGGGAGGACTAGCACAACACACTTACTCTGTGTCCAAGAGTGGCGTGATAGGGATCGTGAGATCAGTTGCATCGGAGCTGTGCAGGCACGGGATTCGTGTCAACTGCATATCCCCGATGGCCATCCCGACCCCGTTTGTGATGGACGAGATAAAGAAGTACTACCCGGAGGTCGATCCTCATAGGCTGGTGAAGATGGTGCATGATTTCAGTGTGCTGAAAGGAGCTGTTTGTGAGCCTGGTGACATTGCAAATGCTGCTGTGTTTCTTGCATCTGATGATGCAAAGTTTGTTAGTGGGCATAATCTTGTTGTAGATGGTGGCTTCACATCGTTCAAGAATATCACTCTTCCTACACCAGATCAGCTATGA
- the LOC130985427 gene encoding short-chain dehydrogenase reductase 3a-like isoform X4, which translates to MLRTPFRKLSGARVLLTRRWLSQDTTSKLEGKVALITGAASGIGKETATKFINNGAKVVLADIQKDEGHHTTLELGQNAAFVACDVTKESDVSDAVDFTVSKFGHLDIMYNNAGIACHTPPSIVDLDLASFDRVMAINVRGVVSGIKHGARVMIPRERGVILCTASVTGLMGGLAQHTYSVSKSGVIGIVRSVASELCRHGIRVNCISPMAIPTPFVMDEIKKYYPEVDPHRLVKMVHDFSVLKGAVCEPGDIANAAVFLASDDAKFVSGHNLVVDGGFTSFKNITLPTPDQL; encoded by the exons ATGTTGAGAACTCCATTCAG AAAGTTGTCCGGTGCAAGAGTTTTGCTGACTCGGAGATGGCTTTCTCAAGACACAACAAG cAAACTGGAAGGCAAGGTAGCTCTAATTACAGGGGCAGCAAGTGGTATAGGCAAAGAAACAGCAACCAAATTCATCAACAATGGTGCCAAAGTAGTGCTAGCCGACATCCAGAAAGATGAGGGCCACCACACGACCCTGGAGCTCGGTCAGAATGCTGCCTTCGTTGCATGCGACGTCACCAAAGAATCGGACGTTTCAGACGCTGTGGACTTCACCGTGTCCAAGTTCGGCCACCTCGACATCATGTACAACAATGCAGGCATTGCCTGTCATACCCCCCCAAGCATAGTGGACCTTGACTTGGCCTCCTTCGACAGAGTCATGGCGATCAATGTCCGGGGTGTGGTGTCTGGGATCAAGCACGGGGCCCGTGTCATGATCCCGAGGGAAAGAGGGGTTATCCTCTGCACAGCCAGTGTGACAGGCCTAATGGGAGGACTAGCACAACACACTTACTCTGTGTCCAAGAGTGGCGTGATAGGGATCGTGAGATCAGTTGCATCGGAGCTGTGCAGGCACGGGATTCGTGTCAACTGCATATCCCCGATGGCCATCCCGACCCCGTTTGTGATGGACGAGATAAAGAAGTACTACCCGGAGGTCGATCCTCATAGGCTGGTGAAGATGGTGCATGATTTCAGTGTGCTGAAAGGAGCTGTTTGTGAGCCTGGTGACATTGCAAATGCTGCTGTGTTTCTTGCATCTGATGATGCAAAGTTTGTTAGTGGGCATAATCTTGTTGTAGATGGTGGCTTCACATCGTTCAAGAATATCACTCTTCCTACACCAGATCAGCTATGA